The Cryobacterium roopkundense sequence CTGGGTCGTGCCCAACCGTTCCGTGACCGGGGATGACGAGTTTGGCCTTGTCAATGAATGGCGAGAGTTGATCGAGGGCGTCTAGGTATGAAGGGAGATCATCCGGATAGAACGGCAGTGGCAGTTCTACGTCACTGAGGATGTCGCCAGCGATGAGCACGCGCTGCCTCGGCAACCACAGCGCTGTGTGACCTGGGGCATGCCCGTTATGGGAGATGAGTTCGACATCGAAGCCATCAGGGATGGAACCGGCCGGAATGTGGTCCTCAACTGCGCGAACGCGCCCCATCAAGTTGACGAGGTACTCGGGAAATTCGCCGAGTAACTCAACCAAAGCCGACCGCTCGACGTCGGCGAGTTCTGCAGTCTTGGCGGAAGCCCAACGTGGCGAGTCTCCGAACCCGGGATGCCAGAGGAGATGGTCGTGGTGGGCATGGGTCGCAAAACCACCGACGACTGTGAGCCCGCGTTCACGAATGCTCGCTGCAAGCGCGTCAAGTTCGTCGGGCAACCACCCCGGATCGATGAGCAGAGCATCGCCTTGCCCGCTGAGAATCATCGAATTGGTGGACATTTTTCGGCTGGTTGCTACAAACACACCGTGCGCGACTTCAACGCAACCTCTCATCGAATTCCTCCGCATCGAATGCCTCAACTCTAGCGAGGGCGTTTCGACTGCGGCTGACGCAGCCTGCCCGATCGGGAATCGGAGTTCTTGGTTCTGAAACTCCCGTCGCACGGTCCGACTCTCGGGTGGCGAAGCATCGATGCACGAGTCACACACGGTCCTCGCAGATGTTCCCTCTGACGTCCTGCCATAGGTAAACCCAGACTCGGAAAAGTGGCGTCAGCCTTCTCGCTCAACGGTGGGCATGGCCGATAATGGCGAAGTGGCCCTCACTCTTCGTAAACTGACCCCCTCGGATGCTGACACGCTTGCCGAATGGCAAACGGACGCGCTGTTCTGTGCGCACGCGGGCTGGCACGTGAGGGAGTCCCCACACCAGGCGGTCGAATGGTGGCGGGAGCAGGTTTCTCATCCTGACCCGCACCTCATCCGCTTGCTCGCGCTCGAGGCCCAGGACCCGGTTGGCTTCATCGACCTGCATGGGAGCGGTCTAGCAGAACGGGAGCTGGGCTACTTGGTAGCCCCGTCCACATCCTGGGGTCGCGGCCTGGGGACAGCTGCTGCGCGTGCCGGAATCGCATTTGGTTTCGATGGCCTCGGGCTCAGCCGGATCTGGGCCGAGGCGGTCGAAGCCAACGTCGCGTCAGTCAAAGTGCTTCGCCGTCTCGGTATGCGAGAGACTGGACTCGGAAGCGCAGAAGACTTCTTGGGGCAAGCTTCTCGATACGTTCAATTCGAGATTTCAGCCGTGGAGTGGCGGCAGTCCGTCAGTCTCGCCGCCCGCTGAGGGCTCCCCTCGTAGGTGTGGAACTCGACCGGGAGCGACGCGAGAGACCCCGTGCGAGGAGGTGAAGTCCGGCGCCGGGCTCTCGAAAACAGGCGAGAAGAGGAATCCCCACGCCGAACTTCCGCTTTGCGACGATCACGTTGTGCCTGCGAATCGACTCCGAAATTGGTCCAGAATTTCCCATTCCGGGAGCGGGCGAGAATTATCGATTTGCAGGTCCCAATTGAGATCGACAGTGGCGGCCTGTTCATTGATCGACCGAAGGAGTTGCTCTGAAACGGGAATATGAGCGGTCTGATCTCGGTCGTGCACCCGCTGATAACACGTCTCGAGAGGACTGTAGATGCGCAGCAGCTTCACATCGTATTTCGACCGAAGCCGCTCCAGAACGACGTAAAAGTATTCCGCAGCCCCGGTCGATTCACATGACATCGCATCTGTTCCCGCAAGAATCCGGTCAATTTCGACCTCCTCCTGGTGGAAGCCTTCCTGGAGTAACTCACGGCCCGTCAGCGTCGATTGTGGAATGTTCGCGAGCCCTAGTTTCTCGACGCTCAGGAACGTGATGTCGAAGGCGCGCTCGAGCAGAGTGCCAATATGTGTCTTGCCTGAGCCTTTAGGCCCGATGAGAACGTAGACCGTTTTAGTGGGGCTCATGCCTTCGAGCCTAGGCGAGCTGGTCACGGGCAGAACCCGAATAGGGAAGGAACACAAAACACGGCGCGGAGCCCGAGCCACCGTGTTCTCCGGTCTTCGGCGCAACACCGGGCCGACAGGCGTAGACAATCCGGAACAATCACGGAGACGCTGAGGATCAAAACTCGCTCACCACCGTCCGCCCGTTCGTTGTGACGAGTCGTCGGCCAGCTTAGATGAGTGGCTGCGTGGCAGGCACGCCTCACTTGCTCGAGCGGCCGCGCCCCGGCCGTCGTAAACCGAGCACAATCAGGATGATGCCTACGATGGTGAGGGTGAACCCGATGGAAAGCCACATCCTGCTACCCGTCATGAAACTTCCCGGGATCAGGTTGATACCCTGCCCTGCCCAGATTCCACGAAAGACCAGACAGATCATGCCGACGGTGATCAGGGGAGTGCGTCTGTTCTGGCGAGTCGCGTCATCCAGGGTAGCCTGACCGTTGCAGTTGTGATCGGTCTGACAGCTCCCGAGCGAGTTTCTGGTCGCTCAGCTCTTGACTAGCGCCCGCACGTGCCCTCCATCAGGTGCCATGAGGATCGGTGCTCGTACAGCAGAGGCGACTTTTCGGAAGGACCGCGATCAATCTGAATGGAACTTGATTCGGTCCTGCCGGTAGGCAACCCGCCCTCCAGCGGCTAGATTGTCAGCGCTCTGCATCAAGGGTTGGAGGCGACGATCGTGATTTTCAAGAACCGAAGCGAGGCCGGCAGGTTGCTCGCAGAACGCGTGGCAGAGCTGGAACTCTTTGAGCCCATCATTTATGCGCTACCTCGCGGCGGCGTTCCCGTAGCGGTGGAGATAGCGCGCACACTCGCGGCGCCTCTGGACCTCCTGATCGTGCGTAAGATCGGTGCTCCCAGAAACCCGGAGGTCGCCGTAGGCGCCGTCGTGGGTGGCGAGCACCCCCAACTTGTTCTCAACTCAGACGTCTTCGCCATCACAGGCAGCGATGAGGTGGCCTTGGATCGAGCACGCCGGCAGGGATTGGCGGAGATTGATCGTCGTCATGAGCGGTACCTCGGTGACCGACCAGCGCTCGATCCTGCGGGGCGCGTCGCCGTTGTCGTCGACGATGGCGTCGCAACAGGCGCCACGGCACGGGCAGCACTGGCGGCCCTTCGCGCTCAGGGTGCGGTGGTGACCGTGCTTGCGGTGCCCGTCGCGCCCGCGAGTGCAGTCGAGGATCTCGGGGACGTGGCCGATCTGGTCGTCGTGCTGCACGCGCCCGAAGTATTTTGGGCCGTCGGCCAGTTCTACTCCGATTTTCACCAGCTCAGCGATGAGGAAACAGCCGATGCCCTTCACGGTGAATGGGACATCACCTGAGAACATCGGCCCGCAGCGCAGGGCAGAATTGACAGGTGTATCAACTTGTTTCTTCCGCAGGTCCTGACGGCGTCATCGTAACGGTCTTGGACCGCTCCGGCACGCCTCGCGGGCTGCCGCGAACCCTGTCGATGCAGGCCTTTGGACGCTACGTCATCGAGCACGAGCGCGATCGCCCGCGGTGGGTGTGGGAAGACACCGCCCGTTTATACCCGAATCTCTTGCGGCACTCGATTCGCGTGCAGAGATGTCATGATCTTCGACTCTGCCATGTCATCCTGCGCAACTCCGCGCTCACGGCGCGAAGCGAGATCGGCCGGAGCAAGCCAGGCGCGTGGGACGCCGGCGTGCCCCTCCACCTAGTCGACGCGTCTGGTCCAACACTCTTCGAGCTGATGGACGGCGAATCGCCTGAGGGAGCTGAGGTGTCGAGTCGCCCGCTCGACGAGTTTCTGCTGCAGTTGCGCGCCGTGTCCGATGCCGACCAGCCTGGACGCATCCGCCTGCTCCTCGCCGCTGAATCGGCGGGCGCACTGATCGCCGCGGAGATGACCCACGCCGGCCTGCCGTGGCGATCCGACATCCATCACGACCTGCTGACCCGAGAATTGGGGGACAGGGTTCCACCGGGTGTCCGGCCGGAACGGTTGGAAGCCCTGGCGACAAGAATTCGAGTGGAATTGGGGGACTCCCTCATAAACCCGGACTCACCGACCGAGCTGCTCAGGGCGCTCCAGAGGGTGGGCCTGGCCGTGACGTCCACTCGGGCCTGGACGCTCAAGGAAGTGGATCATCCCGTCATCGAGCCGCTCCTGCTCTACAAGAAGCTGTCCCGGCTGCTCAGCGCCAACGGGTGGGCGTGGATGGAATCATGGATATCGGCGGGCCGGTTTCACCCGGAGTATCTGCCAGGCGGGGTCGTGACCGGACGATGGGCGGCACGAGGCGGTGGGGCGCTCCAGCTTCCCAAGCAGATCCGTGGGGCCGTTGTCGCCGACCCCGGCTGGAAGCTCGTCGTGGCCGACGCCGCCCAGCTCGAACCTCGCATCCTGGCCGCGCTGTCCGCGGACCTCAGCATGGCGGCAGCAGGTCGCGGC is a genomic window containing:
- a CDS encoding MBL fold metallo-hydrolase; this encodes MSTNSMILSGQGDALLIDPGWLPDELDALAASIRERGLTVVGGFATHAHHDHLLWHPGFGDSPRWASAKTAELADVERSALVELLGEFPEYLVNLMGRVRAVEDHIPAGSIPDGFDVELISHNGHAPGHTALWLPRQRVLIAGDILSDVELPLPFYPDDLPSYLDALDQLSPFIDKAKLVIPGHGTVGHDPAARLEADRRYIEEMTSRGESVDLRCRNVGMAEAHAHMQLLLRDADVVD
- a CDS encoding GNAT family N-acetyltransferase, encoding MALTLRKLTPSDADTLAEWQTDALFCAHAGWHVRESPHQAVEWWREQVSHPDPHLIRLLALEAQDPVGFIDLHGSGLAERELGYLVAPSTSWGRGLGTAAARAGIAFGFDGLGLSRIWAEAVEANVASVKVLRRLGMRETGLGSAEDFLGQASRYVQFEISAVEWRQSVSLAAR
- a CDS encoding phosphoribosyltransferase; amino-acid sequence: MIFKNRSEAGRLLAERVAELELFEPIIYALPRGGVPVAVEIARTLAAPLDLLIVRKIGAPRNPEVAVGAVVGGEHPQLVLNSDVFAITGSDEVALDRARRQGLAEIDRRHERYLGDRPALDPAGRVAVVVDDGVATGATARAALAALRAQGAVVTVLAVPVAPASAVEDLGDVADLVVVLHAPEVFWAVGQFYSDFHQLSDEETADALHGEWDIT
- a CDS encoding bifunctional 3'-5' exonuclease/DNA polymerase: MYQLVSSAGPDGVIVTVLDRSGTPRGLPRTLSMQAFGRYVIEHERDRPRWVWEDTARLYPNLLRHSIRVQRCHDLRLCHVILRNSALTARSEIGRSKPGAWDAGVPLHLVDASGPTLFELMDGESPEGAEVSSRPLDEFLLQLRAVSDADQPGRIRLLLAAESAGALIAAEMTHAGLPWRSDIHHDLLTRELGDRVPPGVRPERLEALATRIRVELGDSLINPDSPTELLRALQRVGLAVTSTRAWTLKEVDHPVIEPLLLYKKLSRLLSANGWAWMESWISAGRFHPEYLPGGVVTGRWAARGGGALQLPKQIRGAVVADPGWKLVVADAAQLEPRILAALSADLSMAAAGRGTDLYAGIVASGVVESRDHAKVAMLGAMYGATTGESGRLLPRLAKAYPRAIGLTETAARAGERGDIVTTRLGRSSPPPQASWYDTQAQAYDSAASSLDESRARAQARDWGRFTRNFVVQGTAAEWALCWMAEIRRELQTLHDAGDGFRTAPHLVFFLHDEVIVHTPEGLADRVESIIIEAAATAGRLLFGDFPVDFMLTTATVDNYAEAK